From Helicoverpa armigera isolate CAAS_96S chromosome 26, ASM3070526v1, whole genome shotgun sequence, one genomic window encodes:
- the LOC110379949 gene encoding vitellogenin: MKLVILTAILAAVSSSPVAEPNQWPWQVGQEYEYNVLSYTGTEFESETGNGNVLITNFIVRVLEPGRLVAKLANPVYGQAQNQQYKKKIFHGLDLNPIKDIDHPFEILVEGGRVVSLKIPTSFTDTYENLLKGLVSALQVDLSPTNHVHNFPNNFDKETFQGLFKKMETDVTGDCETLYSVSPISAGGLDDVLVDKVENPVEIIKSKNYGSCENRVGFYFGVPEGAVWNGIAYKEDEKQFIKHTTETRLVVGEKGTIYKSEAISSVFVNPLVYGKQKAEIYSYVGLSLSSLQPKTSEEWPKTVEYRDVDSLLFTYNLTRLISRGDSNIADAQKLLQEMTPLLQDINNLPKADFLSKFKLLIESLMYMSSEQLAQMTASIEIAKSSENTAKSNMWVVYRDAVAQTGTIAAFKEIKSWILTKKIEGIEAAEVISSMASVLRFPTKELMNEFFEFAMSPEVQEQTFVNTTTLLAVTKFIASGDEDLFVNEKVIPRLSQELKQAVENGDKNKAQVYVRVLGNLAHPNILKVFAPYLEGKIAVTKYLRIQMVISLKTLANKKNEYVRAVLFSLLKNTAEPYEVRVAAALNIFLADPPQEMMQIMGHMTFADPSTQVRAVLANSITFAAGLKDPRFATLAKTAKSVLSMLPEEKFGYRYSTDSLIDDYTSDDELSHFREVSYIGSKNNLLPVYERGALRFGSTGWTEEDWFTLSVSDMQHLMEYIYSLFIHQGEKPKDEFEIKIKTILEKLNIKPEHQCDLEGSFFLNNWNQQMLLTFTEAEINSLILSLIKESNHLKQSIKSNYIKIVLQKDIFITFPLAMGMPFVFEYIEPTLLHVQNQAIATPGEDMSGNIIDKLQFTYARNLDGIAGYLDTFNDVYVAAGVVNKLQLHIPFRTRWDYEFNEFKFILEWPDRNANLIHMSVWPYTTLQKTDSLQTAAENPQSKLIERPKKVISTDIKFGQSIGTIFQFQANSYSSDYKDPTSLFDNDLLTNVRNLLYQKDIALTQFNLKYLARESKNKAFTFTVFTNTIYNQLQTKDEFEPAAVIKDITPEARRKEIVNRVASEIEHGKVQLVDIIIEFAGRDTVEFILTGALANSYVDNKVQAALMYNGFQQQINAVFNMTKPEFTPLNFELAFKNNLTIEYDLDILIGNEDNIHLKGVGKRSDMYKELLLNDPLGKQCLKDIGENNLYQKACYKMLLKAHAPDNFKGTLTYKDLKQTDEAFILNLLELLENWNDWEKEEDVLKTVDDGKLEIEAQAFYYDNYINYKLTSKFGEVRLNNVEGLSYYPYAMSFYAPLSSWERARNWFTGYQNLPFCTVDDNKVWTFSGRSYEYNMTGSWHVMMVDEAKDFGNELLILAQRPEKGQAEVYITYKTRTGKTLEIILTPKTYQVISNAKEICEDGVSIYYDDVAKIPLVEYYSIRGGFDEIQVFSINNGAIRLIFDNHRLVLFTDDHRSTTRGLCGQSSTEIRDDYMTPFGLVDSPQLYGASFALDGDHADPKTEELKKEAKLKAYQPVTKYTSILRSDAEWSKVANESFSVVTSSPLAETNQWPWQVGQEYVYDVDSYTWTKYEQSINNGNAFSAKFIIRVLEPGRLVAKLVNPLYGQFQDHVSRDAPIKNLNLSPLQDIDHPFEIFVNGGRIVSLKVPTSLSVTNENLLKGLVSGLQVDLSTFNHVDSFPNHFDKETFQGLFKKMETDITGNCETLYSVSPSIAAEENILLPVDKRIEIIKSKNYGSCKKRVGFTYGVPEGAVWNGIAYENNEKQFVKHTTESRLVVSKQGTIYKSETISTVFVNPLIFGKQKAEVHSYVTFYLESVKPENNDDVWKKSVEYRDVDSLLFTYDHAKFTKGTKNVADAQKLLQEMTPLLQDPNNLPKAEFLSKFNILVRSVMFMTSEQLTQMTASIEVARSSENTAKKNMWVVYQDAVAQAGSIAAFKEIKSWILTKKIEGIEAAAVISSMANILHFPTKEVMNEFFELAVSPEVQQQSFLNTTTLLAVTKFIASGDEDLFVNEKVIPRLSQELKQAVENGDKNKAQVYVRVLGNLAHPNILKVFAPYLEGKIAVTKYLRIQMVISLKTLANKKNEYVRAVLFSLLKNTAEPYEVRVAAALNIFLADPPQEMMQIMGHMTFADPSTQVRAVLANSITFAAGLKDPRFATLAKTAKSVLSMLPEEKFGYRYSTDSLIDDYTSDDELSHFREVSFIGSKNNLIPVYERGALRFGSTGWTEEDWFTLSISDVQHLLEYISGLYKHAGQKSDEEFKISVKKVIETLKLKPEHRCDLEGSFFLNNWDQQMLLTFTEDDLNSLLMEFIKESDNLLKAVESNYIKILTQKQVFITFPLPMGVPFIFDYSEPTAILLQSKAKVTVGEDISASLSNELQFTYARNLDGSVGFEDTLNEVYVATGIVNKLQFYVPVKLNLAASLKEFKLNLEWPEQNANLIHMSVWPYSTVQKIDSIQTAAENPLSKLIERPKKVISSDVKFGHPTGTIFQFQANSYSSDYKDPTSLFEDDLLTNVRNLLYQKDVALTQLNLRYLASESQNKAVSLTIFKDIIYNQEQTNSEFEPAAVVNDLTPQARRQEIINRVASEIEYGKVELVDISLVFDGKQKREFILTGALETSYLDYQVHGALLYNGYQQINAVFNMTKPLLIPLNFEIALESGPKLEFDADLKVGNDNNIHLKVSGERSKMYKELLINDPLGQQCLQDIKENNLYQKACYKMLVKAHAPDYFKGILTYKDLEYTDVAFAYSLYEVLSSTFDWEKEEDVSKTVEDGKMEIEAQAYYYDNYIDYKLTSKVGELRLKNVEGMSYYPYAMSFYTILTGWEHARNWFTGYQNLPFCAVDNTKVSTFSGRSYDYSITGAWHLVMVDEAKDFGNELLILARRPEENQTEVYITYKTRTGKNLELILKPLQLEVTCNAKEVCEDGKTVYYDEEAMIPLVEYYSLRGGVNSIEIVSLNNGGVRLIYDNHRLVIFSDDHRGVTRGICGQSSTEIRDDYMTPYGLVDSPQLYGASFALDGEHADPKTEELKKEAKLKAYQPVAKYTNILRSDAEWSNAVHY, from the exons ATGAAGCTGGTGATACTGACGGCGATTCTCG CCGCCGTTTCATCGAGCCCGGTCGCCGAGCCCAACCAATGGCCATGGCAGGTCGGTCAAGAATACGAGTACAATGTACTCTCTTACACCGGAACTGAATTCGAATCAGAAACTGGCAACGGCAACGTCTTGATTACAAATTTCATTGTTCGCGTTTTAGAACCAGGTCGTTTAGTAGCTAAGCTAGCAAATCCTGTATACGGGCAAGCTCAGAATCAGCAATACAAGAAAAAGATTTTCCATGGTCTGGACTTAAATCCAATCAAGGATATTGATCATCCTTTTGAAATTCTTGTAGAAGGTGGTCGAGTCGTCTCCTTGAAAATTCCAACATCATTCACTGATACTTATGAGAACTTGCTGAAAGGACTTGTCAGTGCTTTGCAAGTAGACTTATCTCCTACTAACCATGTCCACAATTTCCCAAATAACTTTGATAAAGAAACCTTCCAAGGTTTGTTTAAGAAGATGGAAACTGACGTCACTGGTGACTGTGAGACTCTTTACTCTGTTTCGCCTATTTCTGCCGGAGGTCTTGATGACGTGCTAGTGGATAAAGTTGAAAACCCTGTCGAGATAATCAAAAGTAAGAACTACGGATCATGTGAAAATCGTGTCGGTTTTTACTTTGGTGTTCCCGAAGGAGCGGTATGGAATGGAATCGCTTATAAAGAAgatgaaaaacaatttataaaacacACTACTGAAACTCGTCTCGTTGTTGGCGAGAAGGGCACAATCTACAAATCGGAAGCTATAAGCTCTGTTTTCGTTAACCCTCTTGTCTATGGCAAACAGAAAGCTGAGATCTACAGTTACGTCGGATTGTCCCTTTCTTCTCTCCAGCCCAAAACAAGTGAGGAATGGCCAAAAACCGTTGAATATCGCGATGTTGATTCGCTTTTGTTTACATATAATTTGACAAGATTGATAAGTCGAGGTGATAGTAACATTGCCGATGCTCAGAAATTGCTTCAGGAAATGACTCCTCTATTGCAAGATATAAACAACTTACCAAAGGCCGATTTTCTTTCCAAATTCAAACTGCTCATAGAATCTCTTATGTATATGAGCTCAGAACAACTGGCACAAATGACAGCCAGCATTGAAATTGCAAAATCTTCGGAAAACACTGCAAAGAGTAACATGTGGGTAGTATACCGCGATGCTGTCGCCCAAACCGGTACAATCGCTGCATTCAAAGAAATCAAGTCCTGGATCTTGACCAAGAAAATCGAAGGTATTGAAGCCGCAGAAGTTATTAGCTCTATGGCTAGCGTTCTTCGTTTCCCGACTAAGGAACTCATGAACGAATTTTTCGAATTTGCTATGAGTCCCGAAGTTCAGGAGCAGACCTTCGTCAATACCACCACCCTTCTGGCTGTCACGAAATTCATTGCATCTGGAGACGAAGACTTGTTTGTAAATGAGAAAGTAATCCCACGACTATCACAAGAACTGAAACAAGCTGTTGAAAATGGCGACAAGAACAAAGCTCAGGTATATGTACGAGTTCTCGGTAACTTGGCTCACCCGAATATTCTGAAAGTCTTTGCTCCTTATTTAGAGGGTAAGATTGCAGTCACTAAGTACCTCCGCATCCAAATGGTTATCAGCCTGAAAACCCTGGCTAACAAGAAGAATGAATACGTTCGTGCTGTGCTGTTCAGCCTGTTGAAGAACACTGCTGAGCCTTACGAAGTGAGGGTCGCTGCTGCTTTGAATATTTTCCTAGCTGATCCACCTCAGGAAATGATGCAAATCATGGGACACATGACGTTCGCAGACCCTAGCACACAGGTTCGCGCTGTGCTGGCAAACAGTATTACTTTTGCTGCCGGACTGAAAGATCCACGTTTCGCCACTCT TGCCAAAACTGCAAAGTCTGTCTTGAGCATGCTTCCTGAAGAGAAGTTCGGCTACCGCTACTCAACTGACAGTTTGATTGACGACTACACCAGTGATGACGAGCTTTCCCACTTCAGAGAGGTTTCCTACATCGGCAGTAAGAACAACCTTCTACCAGTCTATGAACGAGGGGCTCTGAGGTTCGGAAGCACTGGATGGACTGAAGAAGATTGG TTTACGCTATCTGTATCGGACATGCAACACCTAATGGAGTATATCTATAGTTTGTTTATTCATCAAGGAGAAAAACCCAAGGACGAGTTTGAAATAAAGATTAAGACAATTCTCGAAAAACTGAACATAAAGCCTGAACATCAATGTGATCTCGAAGGCTCTTTCTTCTTAAATAACTGGAACCAGCAAATGCTTCTAACTTTCACCGAAGCTGAAATTAACTCTTTGATTTTAAGCTTGATAAAAGAGTCAAATCATTTGAAACAGTCAATTAAATCCAATTACATTAAGATTGTGCTACAAAAGGATATCTTCATCACGTTCCCACTCGCTATGGGTATGCCGTTTGTATTTGAATACATTGAACCAACGTTACTTCATGTCCAAAATCAAGCCATCGCAACTCCCGGAGAGGACATGAGTGGAAATATTATAGATAAACTACAATTCACATATGCCAGAAACTTGGATGGAATTGCTGGTTACTTAGACACATTTAACGACGTATATGTGGCTGCCGGTGTCGTTAACAAACTGCAATTGCACATTCCTTTTAGGACACGTTGGGACTACGAGTTCAATGAGTTTAAATTCATCCTTGAATGGCCGGACAGAAATGCTAACCTTATCCACATGAGTGTGTGGCCATACACTACACTTCAAAAGACAGATTCTCTCCAGACCGCGGCTGAGAACCCGCAGTCAAAACTAATCGAGCGACCAAAAAAGGTTATTTCCACTGATATCAAGTTTGGTCAGTCAATTGGTACCATATTCCAATTCCAAGCAAACTCTTACTCCTCTGACTACAAGGATCCAACCAGTCTCTTCGATAATGATCTTCTGACGAATGTTCGTAATCTGCTGTATCAGAAGGACATTGCTTTGACGCAGTTTAACTTGAAGTATCTCGCCAGAGAATCAAAGAACAAAGCTTTTACTTTTACTGTATTCACTA ACACAATCTACAATCAGTTACAAACAAAGGATGAATTTGAGCCAGCAGCAGTCATAAAAGATATTACACCAGAAGCTCGCCGCAAGGAAATCGTTAACCGAGTGGCCTCGGAAATAGAACATGGCAAAGTCCAACTCGttgacattattattgaatttgCTGGTAGAGATACTGTGGAGTTCATATTAACTGGTGCATTAGCGAACAGCTATGTAGATAACAAGGTTCAAGCTGCTTTGATGTACAATGGCTTCCAACAACAAATCAACGCTGTCTTCAATATGACCAAACCTGAATTTACACCACTAAATTTCGAACTTGCCTTTAAAAATAACCTTACGATAGAATACGACCTTGACATCCTGATCGGAAACGAAGACAACATTCACCTAAAAGGAGTCGGTAAACGCAGCGATATGTACAAGGAATTGCTATTAAACGATCCCTTGGGAAAACAATGCCTTAAAGACATTGGCGAAAATAACCTGTACCAGAAAGCTTGTTACAAAATGCTTCTTAAGGCACACGCTCCCGACAACTTCAAAGGTACATTGACTTACAAAGACTTGAAGCAGACTGATGAGGCCTTCATCTTGAATCTTCTTGAGCTGTTGGAAAACTGGAACGATTGGGAAAAAGAAGAGGATGTCCTCAAAACGGTCGATGACGGAAAACTGGAGATCGAGGCACAAGCCTTTTACTACGATAACTACATCAACTACAAGCTAACGTCGAAATTCGGAGAGGTCCGTTTGAACAATGTAGAGGGATTGTCTTACTACCCGTACGCCATGTCTTTCTATGCACCCCTTTCCAGCTGGGAGCGTGCCCGCAACTGGTTCACAGGCTACCAAAACTTGC CATTCTGTACCGTGGATGACAACAAGGTCTGGACATTCAGTGGCCGCAGCTACGAATACAACATGACTGGATCTTGGCACGTCATGATGGTGGACGAGGCTAAGGATTTCGGCAATGAATTGCTCATTCTTGCCCAGAGACCCGAAAAAGGACAAGCAGAAGTTTACATCACTTACAA aaccAGAACGGGTAAAACACTAGAAATCATTTTGACTCCGAAAACATACCAAGTAATCAGCAATGCCAAAGAAATTTGTGAAGACGGTGTTTCTATCTACTACGACGACGTTGCGAAGATTCCTCTAGTAGAGTACTACAGCATTCGTGGTGGTTTCGATGAAATCCAAGTATTTAGCATCAACAACGGAGCTATTCGTCTTATCTTTGACAATCATAGGCTAGTTTTATTCACTGATGATCACCGCAGCACCACCAGAGGTCTTTGTGGTCAGAGTTCTACTGAGATTCGTGATGACTACATGACTCCATTCGGTCTGGTTGACTCTCCTCAGCTTTACGGAGCATCCTTTGCTCTGGACGGTGACCACGCAGACCCTAAGACTGAGGAGTTGAAGAAGGAAGCTAAGCTGAAGGCGTACCAGCCTGTCACCAAGTACACCAGCATTCTCCGCTCTGACGCCGAGTGGAGCAAGGTTGCTAATGAGTCCTTCT CCGTCGTCACATCGAGCCCGCTAGCCGAGACCAATCAATGGCCCTGGCAAGTCGGCCAAGAATACGTCTATGATGTGGACTCCTACACCTGGACGAAATACGAGCAAAGTATCAATAATGGCAATGCTTTCTCAGCAAAGTTCATCATACGCGTTTTGGAACCAGGCCGATTAGTGGCCAAACTTGTAAACCCACTGTATGGACAATTTCAAGATCATGTATCTAGAGATGCTCccataaaaaatcttaatctgAGCCCACTCCAGGACATCGACCATCCTTTTGAAATTTTCGTTAATGGAGGACGTATCGTCTCCTTGAAGGTACCAACATCACTAAGTGTTACTAACGAAAACTTACTTAAAGGACTCGTTAGTGGTCTACAAGTAGACTTGTCTACATTTAATCATGTCGATAGTTTCCCGAACCATTTTGACAAGGAAACTTTTCAAGGCTTGTTTAAGAAAATGGAAACTGATATCACTGGCAACTGCGAGACTCTTTACTCTGTTTCACCCAGTATTGCAGCGgaagaaaatatacttttaccGGTAGATAAACGTATCGAGATCAtcaaaagcaaaaattacgGTTCTTGCAAGAAGCGCGTCGGCTTTACCTATGGTGTCCCAGAGGGTGCTGTATGGAATGGAATCGCTTACGAGAATAACGAGAAACAGTTTGTTAAGCACACTACTGAATCTCGCCTGGTCGTTAGTAAACAAGGCACAATATACAAATCAGAAACCATTAGTACTGTTTTCGTAAATCCTCTTATCTTTGGCAAACAGAAAGCCGAGGTTCACAGTTACGTCACCTTCTATCTAGAGTCAGTGAAGCCAGAAAATAACGATGACGTATGGAAAAAATCTGTTGAATACCGCGATGTTGATTCGCTTTTGTTTACATACGACCACGCAAAGTTCACAAAGGGAACCAAAAATGTTGCTGATGCTCAGAAGCTCCTACAAGAAATGACGCCTCTGTTGCAAGATCCTAACAATCTTCCAAAAGCTGAatttctttcaaaattcaaCATCCTTGTCCGATCGGTTATGTTTATGACTTCGGAACAACTGactcaaatgacagccagtaTTGAAGTTGCTAGATCTTCGGAAAACActgcaaagaaaaatatgtgGGTAGTATACCAGGACGCTGTCGCCCAAGCAGGTTCAATTGCTGCTTTCAAAGAAATCAAGTCCTGGATCTTGACCAAGAAAATCGAAGGTATCGAAGCCGCAGCAGTTATTAGTTCTATGGCCAACATTCTGCATTTCCCGACTAAGGAAGTTATGAACGAATTCTTCGAACTCGCTGTAAGTCCTGAAGTCCAACAGCAGAGCTTCCTCAATACCACCACCCTCCTGGCTGTCACGAAATTCATTGCATCTGGAGACGAAGACTTATTCGTGAATGAGAAAGTAATCCCACGACTATCACAAGAACTGAAACAAGCTGTTGAAAATGGCGACAAGAACAAAGCTCAGGTGTACGTAAGAGTTCTAGGTAACTTGGCTCACCCGAATATCCTGAAAGTCTTCGCCCCTTATCTTGAGGGCAAGATTGCAGTCACTAAGTACCTCCGCATCCAAATGGTTATCAGCCTTAAAACTCTGGCTAACAAGAAGAATGAATACGTTCGTGCTGTGCTGTTCAGCCTCTTGAAGAACACTGCTGAGCCTTACGAAGTGAGGGTCGCTGCTGCCTTGAATATTTTCCTAGCTGACCCACCTCAGGAAATGATGCAAATCATGGGACACATGACGTTCGCAGACCCTAGCACGCAGGTTCGCGCAGTGCTGGCAAACAGTATTACTTTTGCTGCTGGACTGAAAGACCCCCGTTTTGCAACTCT CGCTAAGACTGCTAAGTCTGTCTTGAGCATGCTTCCTGAAGAAAAGTTTGGCTACCGCTACTCAACTGACAGTTTGATTGACGACTACACAAGTGATGATGAGCTTTCCCACTTTAGAGAGGTTTCCTTCATCGGCAGTAAGAACAATCTTATACCAGTGTATGAACGAGGGGCTCTGAGGTTCGGTAGCACTGGTTGGACTGAAGAAGACTGG TTCACCTTATCTATATCAGACGTCCAGCACCTATTGGAGTACATATCTGGGTTATACAAACACGCAGGACAAAAATCCGATGAAGAATTCAAAATAAGTGTCAAAAAAGTTATCGAAACGCTAAAACTTAAACCTGAACATCGCTGTGATCTCGAGGGTTCCTTCTTCCTAAACAACTGGGACCAGCAAATGCTTCTCACCTTCACTGAAGATGATCTCAACTCTTTGCTAATGGAATTCATTAAAGAGTCGGACAACTTGCTGAAGGCAGTTGAATCTAATTACATTAAGATTTTGACCCAAAAGCAAGTTTTCATAACTTTCCCTCTTCCTATGGGCGTGCCATTTATATTTGACTACAGTGAACCAACAGCAATCCTTCTTCAAAGTAAAGCTAAAGTCACAGTTGGTGAAGATATATCTGCATCATTAAGTAATGAACTCCAATTCACATACGCCAGAAACTTGGATGGCAGCGTTGGTTTTGAAGATACACTAAACGAAGTATATGTAGCTACTGGTATTGTCAACAAGCTGCAATTTTATGTTCCTGTCAAGCTGAATTTGGCTGCATCATTAAAGGAGTTCAAATTGAACCTAGAATGGCCGGAACAAAATGCTAACCTTATCCACATGAGCGTGTGGCCCTACAGTACAGTACAAAAGATAGATTCAATACAGACCGCAGCTGAAAACCCGTTGTCAAAACTTATTGAGCGGCCAAAAAAAGTTATTTCTAGTGATGTCAAGTTTGGTCATCCAACTGGTACTATATTCCAGTTCCAAGCGAACTCTTACTCCTCTGACTACAAGGACCCAACCAGTCTCTTCGAAGATGATCTTCTGACGAATGTTCGTAATCTGTTATATCAGAAGGACGTTGCATTGACGCAGCTTAACTTGAGGTATCTTGCATCAGAATCGCAAAACAAAGCTGTCTCGTTGACAATTTTCAAAG ATATTATTTACAACCAGGAACAGACGAATAGTGAATTTGAACCAGCAGCGGTCGTAAACGATCTTACGCCGCAAGCTCGCCGTCAGGAAATCATTAACAGAGTAGCCTCAGAAATAGAATATGGCAAAGTTGAACTTGTTGACATTAGCCTTGTGTTTGATGGTAAACAAAAAAGGGAGTTCATACTAACTGGTGCATTAGAGACCAGCTATTTAGATTACCAAGTACACGGTGCATTGTTATACAATGGCTACCAACAAATCAATGCAGTCTTTAATATGACTAAACCATTATTGATACCATTAAACTTTGAAATTGCTCTTGAAAGTGGCCCTAAACTAGAATTCGACGCTGATTTAAAGGTCGGAAATGATAACAACATCCATCTCAAAGTAAGTGGTGAACGCAGTAAAATGTACAAGGAATTACTAATAAATGATCCGTTAGGACAACAATGCCTACAAGAcatcaaagaaaataacttgTACCAGAAAGCTTGCTACAAAATGCTCGTCAAGGCTCACGCTCCAGATTACTTCAAAGGTATTTTGACTTACAAGGATTTAGAGTATACTGACGTGGCATTTGCCTACAGCCTTTACGAAGTGTTGTCAAGTACGTTCGATTGGGAAAAAGAGGAGGATGTTTCTAAAACAGTTGAAGACGGTAAAATGGAGATTGAAGCGCAAGCGTATTACTACGACAACTACATTGACTATAAGCTCACATCGAAAGTAGGCGAGCTCCGTTTGAAGAATGTCGAGGGAATGTCTTATTACCCATATGCTATGTCCTTCTATACTATATTGACTGGTTGGGAGCATGCTCGCAACTGGTTCACTGGCTACCAAAATCTGC CTTTTTGTGCCGTGGACAACACCAAAGTTTCGACATTCAGCGGCCGCAGTTACGACTACAGCATTACTGGAGCTTGGCATCTCGTGATGGTAGACGAAGCTAAAGACTTCGGCAATGAGCTGCTCATTCTAGCCAGAAGACCAGAAGAAAACCAGACCGAAGTTTACATTACTTACAA GACCAGAACGGGTAAGAATTTGGAGCTTATCCTGAAACCCCTGCAATTGGAAGTGACCTGCAATGCCAAGGAAGTTTGCGAAGATGGTAAAACAGTTTACTATGACGAAGAGGCAATGATTCCTCTTGTGGAGTATTACAGCCTCCGCGGTGGCGTGAACAGCATCGAAATAGTGAGCCTCAATAACGGAGGTGTTCGTCTTATTTATGACAACCACAGACTTGTTATATTCAGCGATGATCATCGTGGAGTCACCAGAGGTATCTGCGGCCAGAGTTCTACTGAGATTCGTGACGACTACATGACTCCTTATGGTCTGGTCGACTCCCCTCAGCTTTACGGGGCGTCCTTTGCTTTGGACGGTGAGCACGCAGACCCTAAGACTGAGGAGTTGAAGAAGGAAGCTAAGCTGAAGGCGTACCAGCCTGTCGCCAAGTACACCAACATCCTCCGCTCTGACGCCGAGTGGAGCAACGCCGTGCATTACTAG